In Tsuneonella dongtanensis, a single window of DNA contains:
- the prfA gene encoding peptide chain release factor 1: MTIPAERLDQIAHRFAELEARMASGTLEGEAFVQASRDYAELEPIVRLAEQVRTMRAELAELEGLDDADPEMKALAEEEIMRLRNALPETERALSIAMLPRDAADARPAMLEIRAGTGGDEAALFAADLFRMYERYAAEQGWRVEPVSMNASDIGGFKEIVANVAGSGVFAKLKFESGVHRVQRVPVTESGGRIHTSAATVAILPEPDEVDVRIEDKDLKIDVYRASGAGGQHVNTTDSAVRITHLPTNTIVTCQDGRSQHKNKEKAMQVLRARLFEQQREATQGAEAEARKAMVGSGDRSERIRTYNFPQGRVTDHRIGLTLHKLDEVLAGPGLGELVDALIAEDEAKRLAALGE, translated from the coding sequence GTGACCATCCCCGCAGAACGCCTCGACCAGATCGCGCACCGGTTCGCCGAGCTCGAGGCGCGAATGGCCTCGGGAACGCTTGAGGGCGAGGCCTTCGTGCAGGCGAGCCGGGATTATGCCGAGCTTGAACCAATTGTGCGTCTGGCCGAGCAGGTCCGCACGATGCGCGCCGAGCTGGCCGAGCTCGAAGGCCTCGACGACGCCGATCCCGAGATGAAGGCGCTCGCCGAGGAAGAGATCATGCGCCTGCGCAATGCGCTTCCCGAGACCGAGCGCGCACTCTCGATCGCGATGCTTCCCCGCGATGCCGCCGATGCGCGGCCCGCGATGCTGGAAATCCGCGCCGGCACCGGGGGCGACGAGGCGGCGCTGTTCGCCGCCGACCTCTTCCGGATGTACGAGCGCTACGCCGCCGAGCAGGGCTGGCGGGTCGAGCCGGTGAGCATGAATGCGAGCGACATCGGCGGCTTCAAGGAAATCGTCGCCAACGTCGCCGGGTCGGGCGTGTTCGCGAAACTGAAGTTCGAAAGCGGCGTCCACCGCGTCCAGCGCGTGCCGGTGACCGAAAGCGGCGGGCGCATCCACACCAGCGCTGCGACGGTCGCGATCCTGCCCGAGCCCGACGAGGTCGACGTGCGGATCGAGGACAAGGACCTCAAGATCGACGTCTATCGCGCGTCCGGCGCGGGCGGTCAGCACGTGAATACGACGGACAGCGCGGTGCGGATCACCCACCTTCCGACCAATACGATCGTCACCTGCCAGGACGGCCGCAGCCAGCACAAGAACAAGGAAAAGGCGATGCAGGTCCTGCGCGCCCGCCTGTTCGAGCAGCAGCGCGAAGCCACCCAAGGCGCCGAGGCCGAGGCGCGCAAGGCGATGGTCGGCTCGGGCGACCGGTCCGAACGCATCCGCACCTACAACTTCCCCCAAGGCCGCGTGACCGACCACCGGATCGGCCTGACTTTGCACAAGCTAGATGAGGTGCTCGCAGGGCCGGGTCTTGGCGAGCTGGTCGACGCGCTGATCGCGGAGGACGAGGCCAAGCGGCTCGCCGCGCTTGGTGAGTAG
- the hisS gene encoding histidine--tRNA ligase — protein MSKTPQAIRGTQDIFGAEAEAFAFVVETFERVRKLYRFRRVEMPVFERTEVFSRAIGETTDVVSKEMYSFEDRGGESLTLRPEFTAGIARAFITDGWQQHAPLKIATHGPLFRYERPQKGRYRQFHQLDAEIIGAGEPQADVELLAMADQLLKELGIADGVTLHLNTLGDGDSREAWRSALVDYFRAVRGELSEDSQERLEKNPLRILDSKDPRDRAFVADAPKIDDFLSGEAQDFFGKVTAGLDAAGVAWERNPALVRGLDYYRHTAFEFVTDRLGAQGTVLGGGRYDGLMESLGGPPTPAVGWAAGIERLAMLVGEPPRHTYDHGSIVVVPVNEAATGAALQMLADLRRIQVPAEMAFKGNMKKRMQKAASSGATHAVFVDAERWASRQIEIRNLKTGKQTLIEEIEMDGLRPEQISDLARQVTEHLQMDDFEENPRGEDAWYGPYDLAERMFVPKP, from the coding sequence ATGAGCAAGACCCCGCAAGCGATCCGCGGCACGCAGGACATCTTCGGCGCCGAGGCCGAGGCCTTCGCCTTCGTGGTCGAGACCTTCGAGCGCGTGCGCAAGCTGTACCGCTTTCGGCGCGTGGAAATGCCGGTGTTCGAACGGACCGAGGTGTTCAGCCGCGCGATCGGCGAGACGACCGACGTGGTCTCGAAGGAGATGTATTCTTTCGAGGATCGCGGCGGCGAGAGCCTGACCCTGCGACCCGAATTCACCGCCGGGATCGCCCGCGCCTTCATCACCGACGGCTGGCAGCAGCACGCACCGCTCAAGATCGCCACCCACGGCCCGCTGTTCCGCTACGAACGCCCGCAGAAGGGCCGCTACCGCCAGTTCCACCAGCTCGACGCCGAGATCATCGGCGCGGGCGAGCCGCAGGCCGACGTCGAGCTGCTCGCGATGGCCGACCAGCTCCTGAAGGAACTGGGCATCGCCGACGGGGTGACCTTGCACCTCAACACGCTGGGCGATGGCGACAGCCGCGAAGCCTGGCGGTCGGCGCTGGTCGATTACTTCCGCGCGGTGCGGGGCGAACTCAGCGAGGATTCGCAGGAGCGGCTCGAGAAGAACCCTTTACGCATCCTCGACAGCAAGGACCCGCGCGACAGGGCGTTCGTGGCGGACGCGCCGAAGATCGACGATTTCCTGTCGGGCGAAGCGCAGGACTTCTTCGGCAAGGTCACCGCCGGCCTCGACGCGGCGGGTGTCGCGTGGGAGCGCAACCCGGCCCTCGTCCGCGGCCTCGACTATTACCGCCACACCGCGTTCGAATTCGTCACCGACCGGCTGGGCGCGCAGGGGACGGTGCTGGGCGGGGGCCGCTACGACGGGTTGATGGAATCGCTTGGCGGTCCGCCAACGCCTGCTGTGGGCTGGGCCGCCGGGATCGAGCGGCTGGCGATGCTGGTCGGGGAGCCTCCCCGGCATACCTACGATCACGGATCGATCGTGGTCGTTCCGGTGAACGAAGCGGCGACGGGCGCCGCTCTCCAGATGCTGGCCGATCTCCGCCGCATCCAGGTCCCTGCCGAAATGGCCTTCAAGGGCAACATGAAGAAGCGCATGCAGAAGGCCGCGTCATCGGGTGCGACCCACGCGGTCTTCGTCGATGCGGAACGGTGGGCGTCCCGGCAGATCGAAATCCGCAATCTCAAGACGGGCAAGCAGACCCTGATCGAGGAAATCGAGATGGATGGCCTGCGCCCCGAACAGATCAGCGATCTTGCACGGCAGGTTACCGAACACCTCCAGATGGACGATTTCGAGGAGAACCCGCGCGGAGAGGATGCGTGGTACGGCCCGTATGATCTGGCCGAGCGTATGTTCGTACCCAAGCCATGA
- a CDS encoding M61 family metallopeptidase produces the protein MFARLITAAAVLAFAAPAVAERSMPPVSANARVPALPPSRDVPWPGGTMTLAVDASDTIGRAFRTQQTIPLPAGTRELVLVYPKWLPGNHGPTGQIHRLGDIKFTSGSRTLSWERDEGEPYAFRIAVPAGAREVNAFLTYTSPFSSSDWRPLMTQALANVQWEKMSLYPAGHAVRRIKVRPRLTLPEGWTAAAALDGARQVGRTVEWAETDYETLVDSPVFAGAHRTNFDLGQNVTLNVFADHPRQLAAPDELLPTHRKMVAEITHLFGTRQFDRYEFLVALTDELGGIGLEHHRSSENTFSGNAFTDWKNQAHRRGLLPHEMVHSWNGKHRRPAALWAPDYHTQVNGDLLWVYEGQTSFWDSVLAARSGVQPKDVALGEIATNAANYSAQAGRAWRSVEDTTFNPALAYRKPQPFPTLSRGTDYYSESALIWLEADQIIRRGTGEARGLDDFAKVFFGTSEGDWGVKTYTFDDVVAALNAVHPYDWAGFLDTRFRKPGQPAPTRGIEMAGYRLVWKDEPNPFTKQGGAAGDFAWSLGFSVGSDGTVSGTRWGSPGHDAGLVPGTVIEAVDGFAFSRDRLTTAVKEARDGKAPIRLIVKRGDRFDTVDLKWTGGLRFPWIEPAGEGEQPLDRLLAPRTQ, from the coding sequence ATGTTCGCACGCCTGATTACCGCCGCCGCCGTCCTCGCCTTCGCCGCCCCCGCTGTCGCCGAACGATCGATGCCTCCGGTGTCCGCAAACGCGCGCGTGCCTGCGTTGCCGCCGAGCCGCGACGTGCCGTGGCCGGGCGGCACGATGACCCTCGCGGTCGACGCCAGCGATACGATCGGCCGCGCGTTCCGCACCCAGCAGACGATCCCGCTGCCCGCCGGAACGCGCGAACTCGTGCTCGTGTATCCCAAGTGGCTGCCGGGCAATCACGGCCCCACCGGCCAGATCCATCGCCTGGGCGACATCAAGTTCACCAGCGGCAGCCGCACGCTTTCGTGGGAACGCGACGAGGGCGAGCCTTATGCCTTCCGCATCGCGGTGCCGGCCGGCGCGCGCGAGGTGAACGCGTTTCTGACCTACACCTCGCCGTTCTCTTCGTCAGACTGGCGCCCGCTGATGACCCAGGCGCTGGCCAACGTGCAGTGGGAGAAGATGAGCCTCTATCCCGCCGGGCACGCGGTCCGGCGGATCAAGGTGCGTCCCCGGTTGACGCTGCCCGAGGGCTGGACCGCCGCCGCCGCGCTCGACGGCGCCCGGCAGGTCGGGCGCACGGTCGAATGGGCGGAGACCGATTACGAGACCTTGGTCGATTCGCCGGTGTTCGCCGGCGCGCACCGGACGAATTTCGACCTGGGACAGAACGTCACCCTCAACGTCTTCGCCGATCACCCGCGCCAGCTTGCCGCGCCCGACGAGCTGTTGCCGACCCACCGCAAGATGGTCGCCGAGATCACCCACCTGTTCGGCACGCGGCAGTTCGATCGCTACGAGTTCCTCGTCGCGCTGACCGACGAACTCGGCGGGATCGGGCTCGAGCATCACCGGTCGAGCGAGAACACCTTTTCGGGCAACGCCTTCACCGACTGGAAGAACCAGGCGCACCGCCGCGGACTGCTGCCGCACGAGATGGTGCACAGCTGGAACGGGAAGCACCGCCGCCCGGCCGCGCTCTGGGCGCCCGATTATCACACGCAGGTCAACGGCGACCTGTTGTGGGTCTACGAAGGCCAGACGAGCTTCTGGGACAGCGTGCTGGCCGCGCGCTCGGGCGTGCAGCCCAAGGACGTCGCACTCGGCGAGATCGCGACCAATGCGGCAAACTATTCGGCGCAGGCGGGCCGGGCATGGCGCTCGGTCGAGGACACGACCTTCAATCCCGCGCTCGCCTATCGCAAGCCTCAGCCCTTCCCCACGCTCTCGCGCGGCACCGACTATTACAGCGAGAGCGCGCTGATCTGGCTCGAGGCGGACCAGATCATCCGCCGCGGGACCGGCGAGGCCAGGGGGCTCGACGATTTCGCCAAGGTGTTCTTCGGCACCTCCGAGGGCGACTGGGGCGTGAAGACCTACACCTTCGACGATGTCGTCGCGGCGCTGAACGCGGTCCATCCATATGACTGGGCGGGCTTCCTCGACACGCGCTTCCGCAAGCCCGGCCAGCCGGCGCCGACGCGGGGTATCGAGATGGCGGGCTACCGCCTCGTGTGGAAGGACGAGCCCAACCCGTTCACCAAGCAGGGCGGCGCGGCGGGCGACTTCGCCTGGTCGCTTGGCTTCTCCGTCGGCAGCGACGGCACGGTCTCGGGCACCCGCTGGGGCAGTCCGGGCCATGATGCAGGCCTCGTTCCCGGCACCGTGATCGAGGCGGTCGACGGCTTCGCCTTCAGCCGCGACCGGCTGACGACCGCGGTCAAGGAAGCGAGGGACGGGAAGGCGCCGATACGGCTCATCGTGAAGCGCGGCGACCGGTTCGACACGGTCGACCTCAAGTGGACCGGCGGGCTGCGTTTCCCATGGATCGAACCGGCCGGTGAAGGCGAACAGCCGCTCGACCGCCTGCTCGCCCCGCGCACGCAATAG
- the ppa gene encoding inorganic diphosphatase, producing MRIDMIPTGDNPPESLNVIIEVPTGGEPVKYEFDKASGALFVDRILHTPMRYPANYGFVPHTLSDDGDPLDALVISRSPFIAGCVVRARPIGVLNLEDEHGGDEKLICVPVDTTFPYYSDVGERQDLPSIVLQQIEHFFTHYKDLEAEKWVRVGKWGDAAEARRIVLECIERAKAAKD from the coding sequence ATGCGTATCGACATGATCCCCACGGGCGACAATCCGCCCGAAAGCCTCAACGTCATCATCGAAGTGCCCACGGGCGGTGAGCCGGTGAAGTACGAATTCGACAAGGCGAGCGGCGCGCTGTTCGTCGACCGGATCCTGCACACGCCGATGCGCTATCCTGCGAACTACGGGTTCGTGCCGCACACGCTGTCAGACGACGGCGACCCTCTCGACGCGCTGGTGATCTCGCGCTCGCCGTTTATCGCCGGCTGCGTCGTCCGCGCACGTCCGATCGGCGTGCTCAATCTCGAAGACGAGCACGGCGGCGACGAGAAGCTCATCTGCGTCCCCGTCGACACGACCTTCCCCTATTATTCGGATGTCGGAGAGCGGCAGGACCTGCCGTCGATCGTGCTCCAGCAGATCGAGCACTTCTTCACCCACTACAAGGACCTGGAGGCCGAGAAGTGGGTGCGCGTGGGCAAGTGGGGCGACGCCGCCGAAGCGCGCCGCATCGTGCTCGAGTGCATCGAGCGGGCAAAGGCCGCCAAGGACTGA
- a CDS encoding mechanosensitive ion channel family protein, translating to MTRLIVALLLSLVAISPASALSPVTPTPDVPAATAASPAISTVAEDGSDERIGRRLQGIFGELPAFADVEVAVNEGVVTLTGTVPADDDIDRAEGIAGRVAGVVTVENRLERDVSIDGGAAVGGLAERVAEFTRLLPLLGLALAVWLGISLLGYLIAGIGALWQRLAPNSFLAELIASAIRFVFVVGGLVVALDIVGATALLGAVLGGAGLAGIALGFAMRDTIENYVASLMLSLRQPFRANDHVVIDGSEGRVIRLTSRATVLMTLDGNHLRIPNANVFKATILNYTRNPKRRFDFLLGIDADDDPEVARCVGRDALAALPFVLAEPPPEARTEEVGDSNIVLKFLGWIDQQDSDWFKAKSGAIAAVKSALEDAGFALPEPIYRLRFDARTTPLPFEQVEHGEVRSAGKPKKKPDSKAVSPEPEDVRPNREIAEMVADERRTAPAEQERDLLDEGRPVE from the coding sequence ATGACGCGGCTTATCGTCGCGCTGCTGCTGTCACTCGTCGCCATTTCGCCGGCATCGGCGCTTTCCCCTGTCACGCCGACGCCGGACGTTCCTGCCGCGACCGCAGCATCGCCGGCGATCTCGACGGTCGCCGAAGACGGCTCCGACGAACGGATCGGCCGCAGGCTCCAGGGCATCTTCGGTGAGCTGCCCGCCTTTGCCGATGTCGAAGTGGCGGTGAATGAAGGCGTGGTCACCCTCACGGGCACCGTCCCCGCGGACGACGACATCGACCGCGCCGAAGGGATCGCGGGCCGGGTCGCGGGTGTGGTCACGGTCGAGAACCGCCTCGAACGCGATGTCTCGATCGACGGCGGTGCCGCGGTCGGCGGGCTGGCCGAAAGGGTCGCCGAATTCACCCGCCTCCTGCCGCTGCTCGGCCTGGCCCTGGCGGTGTGGCTGGGCATCTCGCTGCTCGGCTACCTTATCGCGGGCATCGGCGCGCTCTGGCAGCGGCTCGCGCCCAACTCGTTCCTTGCCGAACTGATCGCGAGCGCGATCCGCTTCGTGTTCGTCGTGGGCGGGCTCGTCGTCGCGCTCGACATCGTCGGTGCGACGGCTCTCCTCGGTGCCGTTCTCGGCGGTGCGGGCCTCGCCGGCATCGCGCTCGGCTTCGCGATGCGCGACACGATCGAGAACTACGTCGCCTCGCTCATGCTCTCTTTGCGCCAGCCATTCCGCGCGAACGACCACGTGGTGATCGACGGGTCCGAGGGGCGGGTCATTCGCCTGACCAGCCGGGCGACCGTGCTGATGACGCTCGACGGAAACCACCTGCGGATTCCCAACGCCAACGTCTTCAAGGCGACGATCCTCAACTACACCCGGAACCCGAAGCGGCGCTTCGATTTCCTGCTCGGTATCGATGCCGACGACGATCCCGAAGTCGCGCGCTGCGTCGGGCGCGACGCGCTTGCCGCGCTGCCCTTCGTGCTCGCCGAACCACCGCCCGAGGCCCGCACCGAGGAGGTGGGCGATTCTAACATCGTGCTGAAGTTCCTCGGCTGGATCGACCAGCAGGACAGCGACTGGTTCAAGGCCAAGAGCGGAGCAATCGCTGCGGTGAAGTCTGCCCTTGAGGACGCCGGCTTCGCCTTGCCCGAGCCGATCTATCGCCTGCGCTTCGACGCGCGCACGACCCCGCTCCCGTTCGAGCAGGTAGAGCACGGCGAGGTGCGCAGCGCGGGCAAGCCCAAGAAGAAACCGGACAGCAAGGCCGTCTCGCCAGAGCCGGAGGACGTCAGGCCGAACAGGGAAATCGCGGAAATGGTCGCCGACGAGCGACGCACAGCGCCAGCCGAGCAGGAGCGCGACCTGCTCGACGAAGGCCGCCCGGTCGAATAG
- a CDS encoding TldD/PmbA family protein → MNSQHLLDAAEALVAAARRHGADAADAVGRGALSRGVGVRLGKLEDVDSSESLEVGLRAFVGRRSASVSSADLSRAGIEELAERAVAMARLAPEDPFAGLAPARALAGGPFADLSIADEADPSPEDLRARALEVEDAARAVSGVTNSEGGSASATRAAAALVTSEGFAGSYTGSAYSLSAVVIAGEGEGMQRDYEARSARHLADLPDPQEIGRLAGERTVARLAPGSLSSGPMSVVFDRRVSASLVGHLLGAMGAPAVARKSSFLAGREGEAIFAPGIRVVEDPLRLRGLHSRPFDGEGLACRPRVLVENGMVTGWLTNVASAAQLGLPLTGHATRGGAGAPGVGATNVDLVAGDESLAELIADIEDGVLVDYLIGQGVNPVTGDYSRGAAGRRIVKGKVEGPVAGFTIAGNLLEMFANMRAASDLETHRAVNAPSLRIDGMTVAGG, encoded by the coding sequence ATGAATTCTCAGCATTTGCTCGATGCCGCCGAGGCGCTGGTGGCGGCTGCGCGCCGCCACGGGGCGGACGCCGCCGATGCCGTCGGCCGCGGCGCCCTGTCCCGCGGGGTCGGAGTCCGCCTCGGGAAACTCGAGGACGTCGACAGCTCGGAAAGTCTCGAAGTCGGCCTGCGCGCCTTCGTCGGCCGGCGATCGGCAAGCGTTTCGAGTGCAGACCTGTCGCGTGCCGGGATCGAGGAGCTTGCCGAACGCGCGGTCGCGATGGCACGTCTCGCTCCCGAGGACCCCTTCGCGGGGCTTGCCCCGGCGCGAGCGTTGGCGGGCGGACCTTTCGCGGACCTCTCGATTGCCGATGAAGCAGACCCGAGCCCCGAGGACCTGCGCGCGCGCGCGCTCGAGGTCGAGGATGCGGCGCGGGCAGTCTCCGGCGTGACCAATAGCGAAGGCGGCTCGGCCAGCGCGACGCGCGCGGCTGCCGCACTGGTCACGAGCGAAGGGTTCGCCGGCTCCTACACCGGGTCTGCGTACAGCCTGTCCGCCGTGGTCATCGCGGGCGAGGGAGAGGGCATGCAACGCGACTACGAGGCGCGCAGCGCACGCCATCTCGCCGATCTGCCCGATCCGCAGGAGATCGGACGATTGGCCGGGGAGCGTACGGTCGCGCGCCTTGCCCCGGGATCGCTGTCCAGCGGGCCGATGTCCGTCGTGTTCGATCGCCGCGTTTCGGCCTCGCTCGTCGGGCACTTGCTCGGCGCGATGGGCGCGCCTGCGGTCGCTCGCAAGTCCAGCTTTCTTGCAGGGCGCGAGGGCGAGGCGATCTTCGCGCCCGGCATTCGCGTGGTCGAGGATCCGCTGCGTTTGCGCGGACTTCATTCGCGCCCCTTCGACGGAGAAGGCCTGGCCTGCCGCCCGCGCGTGCTGGTCGAGAATGGAATGGTCACCGGCTGGCTTACCAACGTCGCCTCCGCGGCGCAGCTTGGCCTGCCCCTGACCGGCCACGCCACGCGTGGCGGCGCGGGCGCGCCCGGAGTCGGCGCAACCAACGTCGATCTTGTCGCGGGCGATGAAAGCCTTGCCGAACTCATTGCCGATATCGAGGACGGCGTACTGGTCGATTACCTGATCGGGCAGGGCGTCAATCCGGTGACGGGCGACTACAGCCGCGGCGCGGCGGGACGAAGGATCGTGAAGGGCAAGGTCGAGGGGCCGGTGGCGGGGTTCACGATCGCGGGCAACCTGCTAGAGATGTTCGCGAATATGCGCGCTGCCAGCGATCTTGAAACCCACCGGGCGGTGAACGCGCCCAGCCTCCGGATCGACGGAATGACGGTCGCCGGCGGATGA
- the lptB gene encoding LPS export ABC transporter ATP-binding protein has translation MLDPEAPVHANPATDANAPMPNGGLEVISIAKSYDKRSVLTDISLTVAKGEVLGLLGPNGAGKTTCFYSIMGLVRPDSGRILMDGEDVTKLPMYRRAVLGLGYLPQETSIFRGMTVEQNINCVLELVEPDAATRAQELDRLLDEFGLTRLRESPAMALSGGERRRCEIARALAAKPSIMLLDEPFAGIDPLSISDIRDLVKDLKTRGIGVLITDHNVRETLEIVDRACIIYGGQVLFAGTPEDLVADENVRRLYLGENFTL, from the coding sequence ATGCTCGACCCTGAAGCCCCGGTGCACGCCAATCCTGCAACCGACGCCAACGCCCCGATGCCCAACGGCGGGCTCGAGGTGATCTCGATCGCCAAGAGCTACGACAAGCGATCGGTCCTGACCGACATCTCGCTGACCGTCGCCAAGGGCGAGGTTCTCGGGCTGCTCGGCCCCAACGGCGCCGGCAAGACGACCTGCTTCTATTCGATCATGGGTCTCGTCCGCCCCGATTCGGGCCGTATCCTGATGGACGGCGAGGATGTGACCAAGCTGCCGATGTATCGCCGTGCGGTGCTCGGGCTGGGATACCTGCCGCAAGAGACCAGCATTTTTCGCGGAATGACGGTAGAGCAGAACATCAACTGCGTGCTCGAGCTGGTCGAACCGGACGCGGCGACCCGCGCACAGGAACTCGACCGCCTGCTCGACGAATTCGGGCTCACCCGCTTGCGCGAAAGCCCTGCGATGGCGCTGTCGGGCGGCGAACGCCGCCGCTGCGAGATCGCGCGGGCACTTGCCGCCAAGCCCTCGATCATGCTTCTCGACGAGCCCTTTGCGGGCATCGACCCTCTGTCGATCAGCGACATCCGCGACCTCGTGAAGGACCTCAAGACCCGGGGCATCGGCGTGCTCATCACCGATCACAACGTGCGCGAGACGCTCGAGATCGTCGATCGGGCCTGCATCATCTACGGCGGCCAGGTCCTCTTCGCGGGCACACCCGAGGATCTCGTGGCCGACGAGAACGTGCGGCGGCTCTACCTGGGCGAGAACTTCACGTTATGA